In the Scomber japonicus isolate fScoJap1 chromosome 18, fScoJap1.pri, whole genome shotgun sequence genome, one interval contains:
- the LOC128379346 gene encoding uncharacterized protein LOC128379346, protein MYHGTNRANVASIMASGFHRSDDGLLGSGVYLSSDLKKACYYPNGHPEYDKVVIKVLVDVGRVITISDMDHPRRKTWQDPKYGEVFDTAWIPPGCGLVREVDCVRDPNQIMILDIIHPQPVPPGYMDLVMDIDMDLVMDMDMDLDIDMDLDMDMDMDLHLDIDMDMDLNIVMDMDMDLDIVMDMDMDLDIVMDMDLVMDMDMDLLMVMDMDLDLDMDLVIDLDLDMDMVMVMDMDIDLDLDLDLDMDMVMDMDMDMDIDLDLDMVMDMDLNMDMVMIMVMVMVMTNMYQQQQFQWAEDNFTLPMGVGRLGLSEPVECQQYVMYHGTNRANIASILTYGFHQSKDGMPSPGIYLSSDLKKARYYPNGHPEYDKVVFRVLIDVWREKHNWGSLESPWSPPLRFKALKPLKTEHGTAVVTTPINIEINMYRAQFQWAEDDFDLPEGVSRLGLSAPIDGKKYVMYHGTTKESAEAIMRSGFHQSSGGMLGPGVYLSRDLNKASRYPIDHPEHDKVVIKVSVNVGKVIAINYQGHPRQKTWHDYGYDTAWVPPNCGMVKSGLEEDCVWDPNRVKIIMILRPTYDFDLPEGVGRLGLSAPIDGKKYVMYHGTTKESAEAIMRSGFHQSSGGMLGPGVYLSRDLNKASRYPLKHPEHDRVVIKVSVNVGKVIRINYQGHPRQKTWQDSRYGPVFDTAWVPPKCGMVPSGLEEDCVWDPNRIKILSKIKPRPAQSGYGAQGYM, encoded by the exons ATGTATCACGGCACCAACAGGGCAAACGTTGCATCCATCATGGCCTCAGGGTTTCACCGGTCTGATGACGGGTTGCTTGGCTCAGGCGTCTACCTCAGCAGCGATCTGAAGAAAGCGTGCTACTATCCCAATGGTCACCCTGAGTATGACAAAGTTGTCATCAAGGTCTTGGTTGACGTGGGGAGAGTGATCACCATCAGCGATATGGACCACCCACGTCGGAAGACCTGGCAGGACCCCAAATACGGTGAAGTGTTCGACACTGCCTGGATACCTCCAGGGTGTGGATTGGTGAGGGAGGTGGATTGTGTCCGGGATCCCAATCAAATCATGATCCTTGATATAATTCATCCACAACCAGTCCCACCTGGAT ACATGGACCTGGTCATGGATATAGACATGGACCTGGTCATGGATATGGACATGGACCTGGATATAGACATGGACCTGGATATGGACATGGACATGGACCTGCATCTCGACATAGATATGGACATGGACCTAAACATAGTCATGGATATGGACATGGACCTGGACATAGTCATGGATATGGACATGGACCTGGACATAGTCATGGATATGGACCTGGTTATGGACATGGACATGGACCTGCTCATGGTCATGGAtatggacctggacctggataTGGACCTGGTTATAGACCTAGACCTAGACATGgacatggtcatggtcatggatATGGACATAGATCTAGACCTAGACCTAGACCTGGACATGGACATGGTCATGGATATGGACATGGATATGGACATAGACCTAGACCTAGACATGGTCATGGATATGGACCTGAATATGGACATGGTCATgatcatggtcatggtcatggtcatg ACCAACATGTACCAGCAACAGCAGTTCCAGTGGGCTGAAGATAACTTTACTCTGCCCATGGGAGTAGGTCGACTGGGCCTCTCAGAGCCAGTTGAATGTCAACAGTACGTCATGTATCACGGCACCAACAGGGCAAACATTGCATCCATCCTGACCTATGGTTTTCACCAGTCTAAAGACGGGATGCCTAGCCCAGGCATCTACCTCAGCAGTGATCTGAAGAAAGCGCGCTACTATCCCAATGGTCACCCTGAGTATGACAAAGTCGTCTTTAGGGTCTTGATTGACGTGTGGAGA gaAAAACATAACTGGGGAAGCCTGGAAAGTCCCTGGAGTCCCCCCCTTAGATTCAAGGCCCTAAAACCTCTGAAAACAGAACATGGCACTGCTGTGGTGACCACACCCAT TAACATTGAGATCAACATGTACCGTGCACAGTTCCAGTGGGCTGAAGATGACTTCGACCTGCCTGAGGGAGTAAGTCGACTGGGCCTCTCGGCACCAATTGATGGTAAAAAGTACGTCATGTACCACGGCACCACCAAAGAAAGTGCTGAAGCCATCATGCGCTCAGGTTTTCACCAGTCATCAGGCGGGATGCTCGGCCCAGGCGTCTACCTCAGCAGAGATCTGAATAAAGCTAGCCGCTATCCCATTGATCACCCTGAGCATGACAAAGTCGTCATTAAAGTCTCGGTCAATGTAGGGAAAGTGATCGCCATCAATTATCAGGGCCACCCACGTCAGAAGACCTGGCATGACTATGGATACGACACCGCCTGGGTACCTCCCAACTGTGGAATGGTGAAAAGCGGTTTGGAGGAGGATTGTGTCTGGGATCCCAATCGAGTTAAAATCATTA TGATACTGAGACCAACAT ATGACTTCGACCTGCCTGAGGGAGTAGGCCGACTGGGCCTCTCGGCACCAATTGATGGTAAAAAGTATGTCATGTACCACGGCACCACCAAAGAAAGTGCTGAAGCCATCATGCGCTCAGGTTTTCACCAGTCTTCAGGCGGGATGCTCGGCCCAGGCGTCTACCTCAGCAGAGATCTGAATAAAGCTAGCCGCTATCCCCTCAAACACCCTGAGCATGACAGAGTCGTCATTAAAGTCTCGGTCAATGTGGGGAAAGTGATCCGCATCAATTATCAGGGCCACCCACGTCAGAAGACCTGGCAGGACTCCAGATACGGCCCGGTGTTCGACACCGCCTGGGTACCTCCTAAATGTGGAATGGTGCCAAGCGGTTTGGAGGAGGATTGTGTCTGGGATCCCAATCGAATCAAAATCCTTAGTAAGATCAAACCACGACCAGCCCAATCTGGATATGGTGCACAGGGCTACATGTGA